One genomic region from Anguilla rostrata isolate EN2019 chromosome 2, ASM1855537v3, whole genome shotgun sequence encodes:
- the LOC135247950 gene encoding MAGUK p55 subfamily member 3-like isoform X1, whose protein sequence is MKEAMPVLSADAGLHETLALLTSQLRPDANHKEDLVFLKEVFSEKSLGYLMKIHERLRQYERQSPTPVLHSASSLAEDVAEELQSGPMSSDEKELLQLLTAPHLKAVLTVHDTVAQKNFDPVLPPLPDDLDDELEEESVKIVRLVKNKEPLGATIRRDEATGAVIVARIMRGGAADRSGLVHVGDELREVNGILIIHKRPDEISQLLSQSQGSITLKIIPALKEEDRLRESKVYMRALFDYIPSEDKATPCQEAGLPFKRGDILQVVSQDDATWWQAKRVGDSNLRAGLIPSKHFQEKRLAYRMKMGTLHNPNSPKEPVYDQGCDKEDCDCEGYFNGQYIVSPKCKPVAPSCGQAFSWEFYTAGLRRSFRLSRKDRQGSPGEPRTPEPKEPEFLTYEEVTRYQPRSSERPRLVVMIGSLGARINELKQRVIAENPQRYGVAVPHTTRPKKSHEKEGVEYHFVSKQAFEADAQNNKFIEHGEYKENQYGTSLEAIRSVLARNKLCLVDVQPEALKTLRTAEFKPYVIFVKPRVPESRRRRSAATSPGGGDHGRITDEDLQEMRQSAQLIDQQYGHLVDRILVKEDAATACTELRNILERLEREAQWVPVSWVRT, encoded by the exons ATGAAAGAAGCCATGCCGGTCCTTTCTGCAGATGCAG GACTGCATGAAACACTGGCCCTGCTGACCTCCCAGCTACGCCCAGATGCCAACCATAAAGAGGACCTGGTCTTCCTCAAGGAAGTCTTCAGCGAGAAGAGCCTGGGATACCTGATGAAG ATCCATGAACGACTGCGACAGTATGAGCGCCAGAGCCCGACTCCTGTACTGCACAGCGCCTCCTCTCTGGCGGAGGAT gtggCAGAGGAGCTGCAGAGTGGACCAATGAGCAGCGATGAGAAGGAGCTTCTCCAGTTGCTGACCGCACCTCACCTGAAG GCCGTGCTCACAGTGCATGACACAGTCGCCCAGAAGAACTTTGACCCCGTCCTGCCGCCACTGCCCGATGACTTGGATgacgagctggaggaggagtcAGTGAAGATTGTTCGCCTGGTGAAGAACAAGGAGCCCCTG GGGGCAACCATACGGCGAGATGAAGCCACGGGCGCGGTGATCGTGGCCCGGATCATGAGGGGAGGCGCCGCGGACCGTAGCG GTCTTGTACATGTGGGAGATGAGCTTCGGGAAGTAAATGGAATCCTCATCATCCACAAAAGACCCGATGAAATCAGCCAGCTTCTG TCACAATCACAAGGATCAATTACCCTCAAAATTATCCCTGCTCTGAAGGAGGAggacagactgagggagagCAAG GTGTACATGAGAGCCCTGTTTGACTACATCCCCTCTGAAGACAAAGCCACGCCCTgccaggaggcggggcttcccTTCAAGCGCGGGGACATCCTGCAGGTGGTCAGTCAGGACGACGCCACCTGGTGGCAGGCCAAACGGGTTGGGGACAGTAACCTGCGTGCTGGACTCATCCCGTCCAAACACTTCCAGGAGAA ACGGTTGGCCTACAGGATGAAAATGGGCACGCTTCATAACCCCAACTCCCCTAAAGAACCAGTTT ATGACCAGGGTTGTGACAAAG AggactgtgactgtgagggCTATTTCAATGGACAGTATATAG TTTCTCCAAAGTGTAAGCCAGTTGCGCCTTCCTGTGGCCAAGCATTTTCCTGGGAGTTTTACACAG CTGGACTTCGCAGAAGCTTTCGCCTGAGTCGCAAGGACCGGCAGGGGTCCCCCGGAGAGCCCCGTACCCCCGAGCCGAAGGAGCCAGAGTTCCTGACCTACGAGGAGGTGACGCGGTATCAGCCACGCTCCAGCGAAAGGCCCCGTCTGGTGGTGATGATCG GATCCCTGGGTGCCCGGATCAATGAGCTGAAGCAGCGGGTGATTGCAGAGAACCCCCAGCGCTACGGGGTGGCCGTGCCAC ACACCACCAGGCCTAAGAAGAGCCATGAGAAAGAAGGAGTGGAGTACCACTTTGTCTCCAAACAGGCATTTGAAGCTGATGCACAGAACAACAA ATTCATTGAGCATGGGGAGTACAAGGAGAACCAGTATGGCACCAGTCTTGAGGCCATACGCAGTGTGCTGGCCAGAAATAAGCTCTGTCTTGTGGATGTGCAGCCAGAG GCACTGAAGACCCTGCGCACTGCCGAGTTCAAGCCTTACGTGATCTTCGTGAAGCCCCGGGTCCCCGAGAGCCGACGGCGACGCAGTGCCGCCACCTCCCCAGGGGGCGGGGACCACGGCCGCATCACG GATGAGGACCTCCAAGAGATGCGTCAGTCAGCGCAGCTGATCGACCAGCAGTACGGTCATTTGGTGGACCGGATCCTGGTGAAGGAGGATGCAGCGACCGCCTGCACTGAGCTgcggaacattctggaacgACTGGAGCGGGAGGCCCAGTGGGTCCCTGTCAGCTGGGTGAGGACCTAG
- the LOC135247950 gene encoding MAGUK p55 subfamily member 3-like isoform X3, with product MKEAMPVLSADAGLHETLALLTSQLRPDANHKEDLVFLKEVFSEKSLGYLMKIHERLRQYERQSPTPVLHSASSLAEDVAEELQSGPMSSDEKELLQLLTAPHLKAVLTVHDTVAQKNFDPVLPPLPDDLDDELEEESVKIVRLVKNKEPLGATIRRDEATGAVIVARIMRGGAADRSGLVHVGDELREVNGILIIHKRPDEISQLLSQSQGSITLKIIPALKEEDRLRESKVYMRALFDYIPSEDKATPCQEAGLPFKRGDILQVVSQDDATWWQAKRVGDSNLRAGLIPSKHFQEKRLAYRMKMGTLHNPNSPKEPVYDQGCDKAGLRRSFRLSRKDRQGSPGEPRTPEPKEPEFLTYEEVTRYQPRSSERPRLVVMIGSLGARINELKQRVIAENPQRYGVAVPHTTRPKKSHEKEGVEYHFVSKQAFEADAQNNKFIEHGEYKENQYGTSLEAIRSVLARNKLCLVDVQPEALKTLRTAEFKPYVIFVKPRVPESRRRRSAATSPGGGDHGRITDEDLQEMRQSAQLIDQQYGHLVDRILVKEDAATACTELRNILERLEREAQWVPVSWVRT from the exons ATGAAAGAAGCCATGCCGGTCCTTTCTGCAGATGCAG GACTGCATGAAACACTGGCCCTGCTGACCTCCCAGCTACGCCCAGATGCCAACCATAAAGAGGACCTGGTCTTCCTCAAGGAAGTCTTCAGCGAGAAGAGCCTGGGATACCTGATGAAG ATCCATGAACGACTGCGACAGTATGAGCGCCAGAGCCCGACTCCTGTACTGCACAGCGCCTCCTCTCTGGCGGAGGAT gtggCAGAGGAGCTGCAGAGTGGACCAATGAGCAGCGATGAGAAGGAGCTTCTCCAGTTGCTGACCGCACCTCACCTGAAG GCCGTGCTCACAGTGCATGACACAGTCGCCCAGAAGAACTTTGACCCCGTCCTGCCGCCACTGCCCGATGACTTGGATgacgagctggaggaggagtcAGTGAAGATTGTTCGCCTGGTGAAGAACAAGGAGCCCCTG GGGGCAACCATACGGCGAGATGAAGCCACGGGCGCGGTGATCGTGGCCCGGATCATGAGGGGAGGCGCCGCGGACCGTAGCG GTCTTGTACATGTGGGAGATGAGCTTCGGGAAGTAAATGGAATCCTCATCATCCACAAAAGACCCGATGAAATCAGCCAGCTTCTG TCACAATCACAAGGATCAATTACCCTCAAAATTATCCCTGCTCTGAAGGAGGAggacagactgagggagagCAAG GTGTACATGAGAGCCCTGTTTGACTACATCCCCTCTGAAGACAAAGCCACGCCCTgccaggaggcggggcttcccTTCAAGCGCGGGGACATCCTGCAGGTGGTCAGTCAGGACGACGCCACCTGGTGGCAGGCCAAACGGGTTGGGGACAGTAACCTGCGTGCTGGACTCATCCCGTCCAAACACTTCCAGGAGAA ACGGTTGGCCTACAGGATGAAAATGGGCACGCTTCATAACCCCAACTCCCCTAAAGAACCAGTTT ATGACCAGGGTTGTGACAAAG CTGGACTTCGCAGAAGCTTTCGCCTGAGTCGCAAGGACCGGCAGGGGTCCCCCGGAGAGCCCCGTACCCCCGAGCCGAAGGAGCCAGAGTTCCTGACCTACGAGGAGGTGACGCGGTATCAGCCACGCTCCAGCGAAAGGCCCCGTCTGGTGGTGATGATCG GATCCCTGGGTGCCCGGATCAATGAGCTGAAGCAGCGGGTGATTGCAGAGAACCCCCAGCGCTACGGGGTGGCCGTGCCAC ACACCACCAGGCCTAAGAAGAGCCATGAGAAAGAAGGAGTGGAGTACCACTTTGTCTCCAAACAGGCATTTGAAGCTGATGCACAGAACAACAA ATTCATTGAGCATGGGGAGTACAAGGAGAACCAGTATGGCACCAGTCTTGAGGCCATACGCAGTGTGCTGGCCAGAAATAAGCTCTGTCTTGTGGATGTGCAGCCAGAG GCACTGAAGACCCTGCGCACTGCCGAGTTCAAGCCTTACGTGATCTTCGTGAAGCCCCGGGTCCCCGAGAGCCGACGGCGACGCAGTGCCGCCACCTCCCCAGGGGGCGGGGACCACGGCCGCATCACG GATGAGGACCTCCAAGAGATGCGTCAGTCAGCGCAGCTGATCGACCAGCAGTACGGTCATTTGGTGGACCGGATCCTGGTGAAGGAGGATGCAGCGACCGCCTGCACTGAGCTgcggaacattctggaacgACTGGAGCGGGAGGCCCAGTGGGTCCCTGTCAGCTGGGTGAGGACCTAG
- the psmc5 gene encoding 26S proteasome regulatory subunit 8 isoform X2 produces the protein MGYPYQMEMEDSKGGTGLRQYYLSKIEELQLTVNDKSQNLRRLQAQRNELNAKVRLLREELQLLQEQGSYVGEVVRAMDKKKVLVKVHPEGKFVVDVDKNIDINDVTPNCRVALRNDSYTLHKILPNKVDPLVSLMMVEKVPDSTYEMIGGLDKQIKEIKEVIELPVKHPELFEALGIAQPKGVLLYGPPGTGKTLLARAVAHHTDCTFIRVSGSELVQKFIGEGARMVRELFVMAREHAPSIIFMDEIDSIGSSRLEGGSGGDSEVQRTMLELLNQLDGFEATKNIKVIMATNRIDILDSALLRPGRIDRKIEFPPPNEEARLDILKIHSRKMNLTRGINLRKIAELMPGASGAEVKGVCTESGMYALRERRVHVTQEDFEMAVAKVMQKDSEKNMSIKKLWK, from the exons ATGGGATATCCGTATCAG ATGGAGATGGAGGATAGCAAAGGAGGCACTGGTCTCAGGCAGTATTACCTGTCCAAAATCGAGGAGCTTCAG TTAACGGTGAATGACAAGAGTCAGAATCTTAGACGTCTGCAGGCACAAAGAAATGAGCTCAATGCGAAAG TGCGTCTGCTGCGTGAGGAGCTGCAGCTGCTTCAGGAACAGGGCTCCTATGTGGGTGAGGTAGTGAGGGCCATGGACAAGAAGAAGGTGCTGGTGAAG GTGCATCCAGAGGGAAAGTTTGTGGTGGATGTGGATAAGAACATTGATATTAATGAT gTGACTCCAAACTGCCGTGTTGCCCTGCGCAATGACAGCTACACCCTCCATAAGATCCTGCCCAACAAAGTGGATCCCCTGGTATCTCTGATGATGGTGGAGAAGGTGCCTGATTCCACTTATGAGATGATCGGCGGTCTTGACAAACAGATTAAGGAGATCAAGGAAGTGATTGAGCTGCCAGTCAAGCACCCTGAGCTGTTTGAGGCTCTTGGAATTGCTCAGCCCAAG GGCGTACTGCTGTATGGGCCTCCTGGCACAGGGAAGACCCTGCTGGCCCGAGCGGTGGCCCACCACACCGATTGCACCTTCATCAGGGTGTCTGGCTCGGAGCTGGTGCAGAAGTTCATTGGAGAAG GAGCCCGCATGGTGCGCGAGCTCTTCGTCATGGCGAGGGAGCACGCGCCCTCCATCATTTTCATGGACGAGATCGACTCCATCGGCTCGTCCCGCCTGGAGGGCGGCTCGGGTGGGGACAGCGAGGTGCAGAGGACCATGCTGGAGCTGCTCAATCAGCTGGACGGCTTTGAGGCCACCAAAAACATCAAG GTCATTATGGCCACCAACCGTATCGACATCCTGGACTCGGCCCTCCTCAGGCCCGGTCGTATCGACAGGAAGATTGAGTTCCCCCCTCCGAATGAAGAG GCCCGTTTGGACATCCTGAAGATCCACTCCCGAAAGATGAACCTGACCCGCGGGATCAACCTGCGCAAGATTGCGGAGCTGATGCCAGGAGCTTCAGGAGCAGAGGTCAAG GGCGTGTGCACAGAGTCTGGGATGTACGCCTTGAGGGAAAGGAGAGTCCACGTCACGCAGGAGGATTTTGAGATGGCTGTGGCCAAG GTGATGCAGAAGGACAGCGAGAAGAACATGTCCATCAAGAAGCTCTGGAAGTAG
- the psmc5 gene encoding 26S proteasome regulatory subunit 8 isoform X1: protein MTSFGTFRKYPRLSAEVSLRKMALDGLDHMEMEDSKGGTGLRQYYLSKIEELQLTVNDKSQNLRRLQAQRNELNAKVRLLREELQLLQEQGSYVGEVVRAMDKKKVLVKVHPEGKFVVDVDKNIDINDVTPNCRVALRNDSYTLHKILPNKVDPLVSLMMVEKVPDSTYEMIGGLDKQIKEIKEVIELPVKHPELFEALGIAQPKGVLLYGPPGTGKTLLARAVAHHTDCTFIRVSGSELVQKFIGEGARMVRELFVMAREHAPSIIFMDEIDSIGSSRLEGGSGGDSEVQRTMLELLNQLDGFEATKNIKVIMATNRIDILDSALLRPGRIDRKIEFPPPNEEARLDILKIHSRKMNLTRGINLRKIAELMPGASGAEVKGVCTESGMYALRERRVHVTQEDFEMAVAKVMQKDSEKNMSIKKLWK, encoded by the exons ATGACCAGTTTCGGTACATTTCGGAAGTACCCTCGACTTTCTGCGGAAGTGAGCTTAAGAAAGATGGCGCTGGATGGACTAGATCAT ATGGAGATGGAGGATAGCAAAGGAGGCACTGGTCTCAGGCAGTATTACCTGTCCAAAATCGAGGAGCTTCAG TTAACGGTGAATGACAAGAGTCAGAATCTTAGACGTCTGCAGGCACAAAGAAATGAGCTCAATGCGAAAG TGCGTCTGCTGCGTGAGGAGCTGCAGCTGCTTCAGGAACAGGGCTCCTATGTGGGTGAGGTAGTGAGGGCCATGGACAAGAAGAAGGTGCTGGTGAAG GTGCATCCAGAGGGAAAGTTTGTGGTGGATGTGGATAAGAACATTGATATTAATGAT gTGACTCCAAACTGCCGTGTTGCCCTGCGCAATGACAGCTACACCCTCCATAAGATCCTGCCCAACAAAGTGGATCCCCTGGTATCTCTGATGATGGTGGAGAAGGTGCCTGATTCCACTTATGAGATGATCGGCGGTCTTGACAAACAGATTAAGGAGATCAAGGAAGTGATTGAGCTGCCAGTCAAGCACCCTGAGCTGTTTGAGGCTCTTGGAATTGCTCAGCCCAAG GGCGTACTGCTGTATGGGCCTCCTGGCACAGGGAAGACCCTGCTGGCCCGAGCGGTGGCCCACCACACCGATTGCACCTTCATCAGGGTGTCTGGCTCGGAGCTGGTGCAGAAGTTCATTGGAGAAG GAGCCCGCATGGTGCGCGAGCTCTTCGTCATGGCGAGGGAGCACGCGCCCTCCATCATTTTCATGGACGAGATCGACTCCATCGGCTCGTCCCGCCTGGAGGGCGGCTCGGGTGGGGACAGCGAGGTGCAGAGGACCATGCTGGAGCTGCTCAATCAGCTGGACGGCTTTGAGGCCACCAAAAACATCAAG GTCATTATGGCCACCAACCGTATCGACATCCTGGACTCGGCCCTCCTCAGGCCCGGTCGTATCGACAGGAAGATTGAGTTCCCCCCTCCGAATGAAGAG GCCCGTTTGGACATCCTGAAGATCCACTCCCGAAAGATGAACCTGACCCGCGGGATCAACCTGCGCAAGATTGCGGAGCTGATGCCAGGAGCTTCAGGAGCAGAGGTCAAG GGCGTGTGCACAGAGTCTGGGATGTACGCCTTGAGGGAAAGGAGAGTCCACGTCACGCAGGAGGATTTTGAGATGGCTGTGGCCAAG GTGATGCAGAAGGACAGCGAGAAGAACATGTCCATCAAGAAGCTCTGGAAGTAG
- the LOC135247950 gene encoding MAGUK p55 subfamily member 3-like isoform X2: MKEAMPVLSADAGLHETLALLTSQLRPDANHKEDLVFLKEVFSEKSLGYLMKIHERLRQYERQSPTPVLHSASSLAEDVAEELQSGPMSSDEKELLQLLTAPHLKAVLTVHDTVAQKNFDPVLPPLPDDLDDELEEESVKIVRLVKNKEPLGATIRRDEATGAVIVARIMRGGAADRSGLVHVGDELREVNGILIIHKRPDEISQLLSQSQGSITLKIIPALKEEDRLRESKVYMRALFDYIPSEDKATPCQEAGLPFKRGDILQVVSQDDATWWQAKRVGDSNLRAGLIPSKHFQEKRLAYRMKMGTLHNPNSPKEPVYDQGCDKEDCDCEGYFNGQYIAGLRRSFRLSRKDRQGSPGEPRTPEPKEPEFLTYEEVTRYQPRSSERPRLVVMIGSLGARINELKQRVIAENPQRYGVAVPHTTRPKKSHEKEGVEYHFVSKQAFEADAQNNKFIEHGEYKENQYGTSLEAIRSVLARNKLCLVDVQPEALKTLRTAEFKPYVIFVKPRVPESRRRRSAATSPGGGDHGRITDEDLQEMRQSAQLIDQQYGHLVDRILVKEDAATACTELRNILERLEREAQWVPVSWVRT; this comes from the exons ATGAAAGAAGCCATGCCGGTCCTTTCTGCAGATGCAG GACTGCATGAAACACTGGCCCTGCTGACCTCCCAGCTACGCCCAGATGCCAACCATAAAGAGGACCTGGTCTTCCTCAAGGAAGTCTTCAGCGAGAAGAGCCTGGGATACCTGATGAAG ATCCATGAACGACTGCGACAGTATGAGCGCCAGAGCCCGACTCCTGTACTGCACAGCGCCTCCTCTCTGGCGGAGGAT gtggCAGAGGAGCTGCAGAGTGGACCAATGAGCAGCGATGAGAAGGAGCTTCTCCAGTTGCTGACCGCACCTCACCTGAAG GCCGTGCTCACAGTGCATGACACAGTCGCCCAGAAGAACTTTGACCCCGTCCTGCCGCCACTGCCCGATGACTTGGATgacgagctggaggaggagtcAGTGAAGATTGTTCGCCTGGTGAAGAACAAGGAGCCCCTG GGGGCAACCATACGGCGAGATGAAGCCACGGGCGCGGTGATCGTGGCCCGGATCATGAGGGGAGGCGCCGCGGACCGTAGCG GTCTTGTACATGTGGGAGATGAGCTTCGGGAAGTAAATGGAATCCTCATCATCCACAAAAGACCCGATGAAATCAGCCAGCTTCTG TCACAATCACAAGGATCAATTACCCTCAAAATTATCCCTGCTCTGAAGGAGGAggacagactgagggagagCAAG GTGTACATGAGAGCCCTGTTTGACTACATCCCCTCTGAAGACAAAGCCACGCCCTgccaggaggcggggcttcccTTCAAGCGCGGGGACATCCTGCAGGTGGTCAGTCAGGACGACGCCACCTGGTGGCAGGCCAAACGGGTTGGGGACAGTAACCTGCGTGCTGGACTCATCCCGTCCAAACACTTCCAGGAGAA ACGGTTGGCCTACAGGATGAAAATGGGCACGCTTCATAACCCCAACTCCCCTAAAGAACCAGTTT ATGACCAGGGTTGTGACAAAG AggactgtgactgtgagggCTATTTCAATGGACAGTATATAG CTGGACTTCGCAGAAGCTTTCGCCTGAGTCGCAAGGACCGGCAGGGGTCCCCCGGAGAGCCCCGTACCCCCGAGCCGAAGGAGCCAGAGTTCCTGACCTACGAGGAGGTGACGCGGTATCAGCCACGCTCCAGCGAAAGGCCCCGTCTGGTGGTGATGATCG GATCCCTGGGTGCCCGGATCAATGAGCTGAAGCAGCGGGTGATTGCAGAGAACCCCCAGCGCTACGGGGTGGCCGTGCCAC ACACCACCAGGCCTAAGAAGAGCCATGAGAAAGAAGGAGTGGAGTACCACTTTGTCTCCAAACAGGCATTTGAAGCTGATGCACAGAACAACAA ATTCATTGAGCATGGGGAGTACAAGGAGAACCAGTATGGCACCAGTCTTGAGGCCATACGCAGTGTGCTGGCCAGAAATAAGCTCTGTCTTGTGGATGTGCAGCCAGAG GCACTGAAGACCCTGCGCACTGCCGAGTTCAAGCCTTACGTGATCTTCGTGAAGCCCCGGGTCCCCGAGAGCCGACGGCGACGCAGTGCCGCCACCTCCCCAGGGGGCGGGGACCACGGCCGCATCACG GATGAGGACCTCCAAGAGATGCGTCAGTCAGCGCAGCTGATCGACCAGCAGTACGGTCATTTGGTGGACCGGATCCTGGTGAAGGAGGATGCAGCGACCGCCTGCACTGAGCTgcggaacattctggaacgACTGGAGCGGGAGGCCCAGTGGGTCCCTGTCAGCTGGGTGAGGACCTAG
- the psmc5 gene encoding 26S proteasome regulatory subunit 8 isoform X3 yields MEMEDSKGGTGLRQYYLSKIEELQLTVNDKSQNLRRLQAQRNELNAKVRLLREELQLLQEQGSYVGEVVRAMDKKKVLVKVHPEGKFVVDVDKNIDINDVTPNCRVALRNDSYTLHKILPNKVDPLVSLMMVEKVPDSTYEMIGGLDKQIKEIKEVIELPVKHPELFEALGIAQPKGVLLYGPPGTGKTLLARAVAHHTDCTFIRVSGSELVQKFIGEGARMVRELFVMAREHAPSIIFMDEIDSIGSSRLEGGSGGDSEVQRTMLELLNQLDGFEATKNIKVIMATNRIDILDSALLRPGRIDRKIEFPPPNEEARLDILKIHSRKMNLTRGINLRKIAELMPGASGAEVKGVCTESGMYALRERRVHVTQEDFEMAVAKVMQKDSEKNMSIKKLWK; encoded by the exons ATGGAGATGGAGGATAGCAAAGGAGGCACTGGTCTCAGGCAGTATTACCTGTCCAAAATCGAGGAGCTTCAG TTAACGGTGAATGACAAGAGTCAGAATCTTAGACGTCTGCAGGCACAAAGAAATGAGCTCAATGCGAAAG TGCGTCTGCTGCGTGAGGAGCTGCAGCTGCTTCAGGAACAGGGCTCCTATGTGGGTGAGGTAGTGAGGGCCATGGACAAGAAGAAGGTGCTGGTGAAG GTGCATCCAGAGGGAAAGTTTGTGGTGGATGTGGATAAGAACATTGATATTAATGAT gTGACTCCAAACTGCCGTGTTGCCCTGCGCAATGACAGCTACACCCTCCATAAGATCCTGCCCAACAAAGTGGATCCCCTGGTATCTCTGATGATGGTGGAGAAGGTGCCTGATTCCACTTATGAGATGATCGGCGGTCTTGACAAACAGATTAAGGAGATCAAGGAAGTGATTGAGCTGCCAGTCAAGCACCCTGAGCTGTTTGAGGCTCTTGGAATTGCTCAGCCCAAG GGCGTACTGCTGTATGGGCCTCCTGGCACAGGGAAGACCCTGCTGGCCCGAGCGGTGGCCCACCACACCGATTGCACCTTCATCAGGGTGTCTGGCTCGGAGCTGGTGCAGAAGTTCATTGGAGAAG GAGCCCGCATGGTGCGCGAGCTCTTCGTCATGGCGAGGGAGCACGCGCCCTCCATCATTTTCATGGACGAGATCGACTCCATCGGCTCGTCCCGCCTGGAGGGCGGCTCGGGTGGGGACAGCGAGGTGCAGAGGACCATGCTGGAGCTGCTCAATCAGCTGGACGGCTTTGAGGCCACCAAAAACATCAAG GTCATTATGGCCACCAACCGTATCGACATCCTGGACTCGGCCCTCCTCAGGCCCGGTCGTATCGACAGGAAGATTGAGTTCCCCCCTCCGAATGAAGAG GCCCGTTTGGACATCCTGAAGATCCACTCCCGAAAGATGAACCTGACCCGCGGGATCAACCTGCGCAAGATTGCGGAGCTGATGCCAGGAGCTTCAGGAGCAGAGGTCAAG GGCGTGTGCACAGAGTCTGGGATGTACGCCTTGAGGGAAAGGAGAGTCCACGTCACGCAGGAGGATTTTGAGATGGCTGTGGCCAAG GTGATGCAGAAGGACAGCGAGAAGAACATGTCCATCAAGAAGCTCTGGAAGTAG